The genomic window caGTTTTAATAGAGCCCAGTCTTGCAAAGGTAGGGGGGAAAGAGTTCAAAATTATGGTGCTTTGGTGACTTATATGAGGAAAGCTTTGAACTGGAATAATGGGCTGGCCTTCGTGAAGTTGAAAGAAGCCTACATGGATTTTAGGGATGTTTCTAAATAGGCGTAAGAAATGAAATCTCAGTTCATTCAGTGACCTTTTTCCTACTCTACTTTGTCTATAATTAGGATtctgatttaaataaaattttatgtatTGTTTGTCAAACTGGgtctctgtttttcagaaaaatacctCTGACAGTGTCAGTGGTATTACCACAGCTACACATTAAATTGTTCTGTTATTAGTCTTTTGTTTTAGGTGTTGAATATGAAACAAACATCAACTTCATTTATTGTTAGATAGTGGTTACTAAAGGAAACCAGGTTTAAATCAATTTCAGAGGTTATTTGCAGAGGAAGTTGCTCTGGTTTTAATCTGCTTTAAAACCGATTTAATAAATACTAGAAATACAGAGactaaaaatgaagttaaagtACAAAACCAGGAGTTACTTTAAACAAAATCATAGCTAAAAGACAccacttcttccttctttctgtccATTGGTTTGCTCCCACTCTGTACTGCTCTGGTGCTTCTGTTCTGCTGGCATGAGTACTTCTGTACCCATGCAGTAAATGGATTCAGGAACTGATGTTGAGTGGATctagataaattatttttactcagATTAATTCCTGACATGACTCAGCACTTACTTGCACAAGTGCTTGTGGTGATATAATGGAAGAGAGCAAAATGCTGGGGCTAAGGAAGATCAGACCTGCTTCTGTTGGCGGCAATACCTGTTACTGTGGTTTTAAAGTGTGGGTGGAGCTCTAAAGCCAAGGTGGAGTTTGATGTTGCAGCAAGATGAATGTGACAGCTGTGGAATATTTGAGACAGTAGATTTGACTTGACACTGCCTCTTGTGAAGATCTACTGAATAATTTTAGAGTTACAGCTATTGgcttccttctcccttttttagCCAGGATTCCTGTAAATCTGTGTACAAGGTTTGCTTTAGAGCACTTTAAATTCCAGGCATTTTAATGCGCATTTATGCAAAGTACATATCTTTTTGCATCAAGAGAGTTGGGGAaactttttcaaattaattgaAGAGCAGCCATTGGAagattatatttaaaataaatttgcaaaCATGGTCATAGGTACTAGCTGATGAATAAAAGTCATACTTTTCTAGGCCCATTTTCTGCGCagtttgctgctgcagcaaatggGCCAATCCTGGTTTTGCCAAGATGTCATGATGTTGCATAATTCCCAAGAACTAAGTAGTTCCCCTCCAAGGCATCATTCTTCCTATTCCATTTCAGGAATACAGTAGGATTAATTGCCTGTAGGAGAGATGAAGTTTGGAGTGGGAGAAAGGACATggagttttttttcttgtcatgaATTTTAAGCTTACATTCTCATTTCTCTGTAATGAGAAATTCCATGTTCCTCAAGCAGTGTGTTGTGTTGTGGAGACCTTAAATCCTCTCTAAGCAGATGCTGCTGTAGTTGGGCTTAGGAGCAGTTGTTGAAATTTTTTACACATTATTTATCCTagttctgcttctgctgcatttctgttcCCTTACTTAAGGAGGGCAGTTtatcaatttatttttgtactcTGTTAACATCATAACATAATTGAATGACAGTTCTGCCCCAAGAGAAAGTGTGCAGCTTTATTGCAAAACATAAATCTAATATGACATAGAGCCCttaagaaaggggaaaaagagttGGGAAATGTAGATACATCAAGACGGAAAGGGATGCAGTCTTGTGAGACTAAAAATTAGATAGAAAGTGGTAGAGTCTGTTTTAGGAATGACTTTAACCAGTATTAATACAAttggaaaagaacaaagaagTCTTTGGTGTGGTCTAGAAATGAAGTGGAATAAAATGACTTACTTTAGGTTAAAAAATCCAAGTCCTAGAGATGTTTGCTTGCAGAAAAGCTAGTGATTTATAAAgaagttttttttcagttgtagGATATTCCATTCATTTAATGTCTTGTGGAATCTTCTGCTAAATTGTCTTGGGTACTGTGGAGTGGAACATTTTCCTCTGAGTGTAGTTGTTCCACTGCAAGCCTCATTCTTGAATTGTGAGTCCTTTTAAGTattgggaagagcagctctcAGGAACTTCCTAACGGAGAAGTGGGTGGTTCTGCAGTGACACACGAGAGACTTCAGAGTTCTTAGTTGCCCAGTGTTTAACAGTTTCATGTTGTTTGTTCCTGTGTGTCAAAGCCGTAGGCTGTGGGTCCTGTCCTCTTGAATGaacaaaattgcttttaattaaatgtcTGCTGCTCTTTaagtatttcttcctttttttctctcactaaGGGCTTGTACCAAAAGAAGTTGAAACTGCAAGACCACCTCCTTTATCTaaagattttctctttctccttgcttctttctttttcttttttttttcaactcaCATCTCCTCAGCTCTGTCAGTACTTGAACACTTAAAAGCACTGAATCAGTGGAACACTGTTGTCCATGGAAGAATTTGTAAATGGGTATAAACTGCAGATGGGGCCTGTGAGAATGGGCAGCGTGCTGGTCAGAGGTTTTACTTTCATGTGCTGAATCATTGATGCAGCTCAGATGGGTTGCTGCTTTCAACATGCCGATTTCTTTCCTCCATACAGGTAAAGCTGTGTTCCTGGCACGAGACAAACACCATTTGGCAGACCTAAGCCATTTGATCCGTCATGATGCCCCTTACTTATTTCAAAAATACGTTAAGGAGTCCCATGGCAAGGATGTGCGCGTCATCGTAGTGGGAGGCCGTGTGGTGGGCACCATGCTCCGCTGCTCGACAGATGGGAGGATGCAGAGTAACTGCTCACTTGGTAGGAAAAGCATTGCTCATAGTTCTGACCAGAATTTTTCAATCCAGTTGAAAAATCACAAAGCCAAATGAAATAAGCTGCAGGTGTTACTTTGTGTTAGTTGTGCTTACTGCTAGGGGTTTAAAGGGGAAACACGAGAATAAGGATTAAGTAAGAAGCATGTTGAGCAAACACAGGAGAGGCAATCTCTGTTCACAGTGTTAGGTGGATAGGATGGATGACAAGCAGGGGAAAGTTCTAGAACACAAATGGAGCATCTGATGTGGTAATGGCAGTTTGATGCTAATGCCATGTTATCGTTTGTTTCATCCTGTTAagaggaacagaaaatgaaggaagacagaaagcaaGACTTACGGGAGGTGGAGGAGGCAGTCAGTTGGCAAGAGGGTAGAAAAAATGTTAAGAGAGGAAACTGTTGAAGGCAGTAAATGGTTGCATTGCACTGTGCATCTTCTGTGCTGCCTTAAGTGTGTCAGGTTcctccctgctacctcttcccCCAAAGCCCATATCTGGGAGAAAGAGGAGGTTACTGAGAACTGAGATCCTGCGTAGCTTTGGGTGTTGGACCATGAGGGTTTCTGAGGGTAAAAGGAGGAAGGACGCTTGAGGGTGCCTGGCTGAAACTACACTGAAcctgagcagggatgggatAAAAGTGTTCATGTGTAATGCAGTTTTGGTTAGTCAAAATGCCTAAGAGGTTTTAGTTACTACTTGATGCAGAGGAAATACAGCCTGAAAGATTTTTCTgctaaatggttttttttttgtttgttattgcatgggttatttttaaacttaagTATTGTGATAGATGAAGTGTGAGCCTGTTAATACCTAGATGATGAACTGTGAACCTGACCTGATGAGGTTCAGAGACAAATGTTCCCTAATTCTTGCTTTAGAGACAGTAACCTGTGATAGCAAGTTGAGAGGGATGTGAGCAGATGATGTCTTAATCCCCATCCCCCTCAATTATATCTACAGTTAGAGCTGTAATCTTATCAAGAGCTCTAGGTTTAGttttgctgaaatatttcttgtgATCACCTACAAGCATGTAAGGAAAGCCTCTACCTGAGAAGGAGCAAGGGTGGTttgttagtttatttttttaatatcctgggatcataaaaatgtgtattttttcttgACTAAAAAGTCATTGCTTAACTGTTTTTAAACAAGTCATAATCTTGACCTGCCAAAAGCAGGTCAGAATCTTTTGAAATCCTGGTGTGGCATCAAGTTCATTAGTAGTCACTGTGGAAAGGAGGCTCCTGTCTAAGTCATCAGCAGTGTGCTCGCAGGCTGACTTTGAAGCTTCCTAACTGAAAAGCACTGACCAATGGAGAAGGATGTCAGTCACCTGTGACCTGAGTGCAGACAGCAAgttgttttcactttttccagGTGGTGTAGGAATGATGTGCTCGCTGAGCGAACAAGGCAAGCAGTTGGCAGTCCAAGTGTCAAACATCCTGGGGATGGACGTGTGCGGCATTGACCTGCTGATGAAGGACGACGGTTCATTCTACGTCTGCGAGGCCAATGCAAATGTAGGTTTCATTGCCTTTGACAAGGCTTGTAATTTAGACGTAGCTGGTATCATAGCGGACTATGCCGCTTCCCTGCTGGCCCCCGGCCGCTTGACGCGGCGCATGTCCTTGCTCTCCGTGGTGTCCACGGCCAGCGAGACTAGCGAGCCAGAGCTGGGCCCTCCAGCTGGGGCCGCTGTCGACAACATGAGTGCTAGCTCCAGCTCTGTCGACAGCGACCCTGAGACCACGGAGAGAGAGTTGCTCACCAAGCTCCCGGGGGCTCTCTTCAACATGAACCAGCTATTAGCCAATGAGATCAAGCTCCTTGTGGAGTGATGCCACGTGTAAATAGGTGACCAACAGAACTCTctcttgtaaattttttttttaaaccaactTGCAATGCTGTTTATCAGAGACGCTCAGAGGAATGAGGAAAGGGGGGTGAGTGTGTCAGTCAAGAGAGCAAAAGTAAAAAGCACACGTGCTGTGATTGCTGTCCCTAATCTTTTGCGGAATGTTAAATTGTCTTCATTCTTCATCAGTTTTACAGTGGAGATGCTCACAAGTTCACAACCAAGCGGCAATTTTATTTGGATGCTGCTTTGGTCCCCAGATATACTGCAGTTCATGTGTCTTCACAGGCAAGCATTGAAACGTGATTCACACTTGAAGATTTTCAGAAAGTTGTCTGGCAGCTCTCTAGAAACTTCTGTGAATTACTGCACCAGTTAAGTCTCTTCTACCTCTGTAAGGCTTGATCCTGTAAATTGCTGAGTGCCTCAAATTCTTTATGTGAGTTGAAGGTGTTAAATACCAAGTATTTCAAAATTCCTGGACACCTACTGTTCCTGCTCTTGTAGATGGGAGCTGTAAGTTCAGGATCCTTTTAAAGTCATCACTTTCTGACCTTGCAGGATATGGCCTTTCAAATGATGAGGCTGAGAGAACTGTCAGTTGACTTAATGTGAACTTTCTGTAAAAATCTGTAAATTGTACCACCTTTGTATTAAGTGGCAGCTTTGTCTAAATTTCTTTATCAAGCTTTTAAAGGAGGATATTAgtacttctgtttttctcatttcaaatgctgcttttagAGGGTATGTAGGGGAATTGGTCATACTCTATTTGTGGGCAGAAGTGGCAcgtttttaactattttttgcATGGTTGGAGGAGATAAACAGCACTGTAATGTTTGGTATACAAAATGATGTTTAATCTAATGTGAAAAAGAATTACACTAGTTTAAAGCAAACGTGCATCGACTTGTATTTGTTAGTGTTTTAGTCTTTCTGAGAGAGATCTGCAATGTTaatgttcctttttctttaatacatGCTAGTCCAACACTCCCTTCTCTATGCCTGCATCTTTAACAGTGGCCAAAGTGAAAACACCGCAGACTGTTTGTTAAGAAAACACTGAGTTATAGCCTGTACATTGGtgggggggttgtttgtttgtttttattttttgccttttttggaGGGAGGAATGTGGTAAGGTGtggaggagggaagagctggTTAAAAGTGATTAGTCATCCAGAGGAACTTTAGAATAAAGCTGCAGTTCATACAATACTTACCAGGCTTACTTTTTCCCCACTGAACATAAAAACCGATGTTGGCATAAATCCAAAGAGTACAACTGGGGAGAAATACTCGGTTCTTAGCTTTGGGAAACGTGGCAgatttaaaaaagacaaaaaaaaagaaaaaaagaaggaaaaaaaaaaaagctcagccagagtcaaaaaaaaagaagaagaaaaaaaaataacctagCTCCACAAACAATTAAGGGATTGATCCTGGACCCTTACATGTTTTTGGTGTGAGTGCACACACtcgtgtgtgtttgtgtgtgcgcaattgttttgctttatttttttgaggGTGTTGGCTGTTTAGctcctaatttttttccagacttcCTGATTTTCCTTAATCCTTCTGGCTGTGCATTTTCTCATTAGACTTGAGCTGGTTTGGAAAACAGATAACCAAAACAGATACTGAGTCCATTTTTCAGTCcctgtcttcctcctccttttcctcctccttctcccttttcaTTCCCCTCTTATTCTCGGGGTTCATAAAGCCCTggaactatatatatatatataaatatatatataaagataagcctcttttttaaaaacaaaaagtaaaacgTTTACAACTGAAAAATCATCTTGTGAAAATAGGTTTGTTTGGAGGGGGGTTGTGTGTGTGcaatgctgctgttttctggatACTTTAATGGAGCATGTCCCATGTACCCTCTGAGGTTCTGCACTGCCCACCTCTGTGGCCCTTCCtcacctctctgctgctctgctgttttaCCTTCACTTGGACCTTAAACACAACTCACGGACACTATGCAGAGAGTCTTCAAGAGGCAATAAACAGAACAGTATTAACCTGCTTTATGGAGGTTTGATCATGCTTCTTTgtacagtttggtttttttattttaaaaggaatgtaataaaatggcttttttttttttttgtagaattaaatattattattaaaatcaaGTGAAAGGTTGACTGTTGGTGTTAAGCAGGAGAGTGGACCAGCTGGTCCAGCAAAAAAAGGATCTTCAGCAGTAAAGGTATTTTCAAATCCTTCTTACTGAGCCTTCAAGCGCACAGGTTATACCTGAAGAATATAAAGGTCTTCAACTTCCATGAAGAGTTACAGAACAACAGAACATGAAAGTAACCTAATTCTCTAGTCACTGAGCAGTAAACTGTATCTTCTAAGAGCTCTAATTCCCTTGCTTGTTTATCcaaggggaatttggggtggagggtggctctttttttttttttttttttttgtttattctttttttgtctcttcctgTTTACTGGTAGGTGCCTGCACTCCTTGAGAGGCTGATAGGATCAATCCTTCCCTTTTTAGCTGTGACATACATTGAGCACATGTGGAATAACAGCAGGGAGTAAACATGTGCTGGTTGGTATACTGGGGCCTTTGCGTTTCTATCACAGGAAACATCTTTTAGAGGAAAGAGTTGTTAACTGAATGTTCTGGATTGTTTTTTGAGTCCCCATAGTATCTTGTAGCTCACAGGAATCTTACATTTCTAGCACCCTTTGAGAATGTCTAGGTAACACCTCACAGTTGAAAAATTTGTGAAGTAaacataagatttttttaaaagatgaagtGGATTGAGAGATTTGCAGTTTGACTCCCTTCTGATAAGTTGCTCCTCTGCTTGGTTCTTCCATTACTAGTTTGGAGATAAGTCTATGCATAGTGGTCACAGAGGGAGACAGGATTTGAAACATCATGTACGTTTGTTTGGACATTGGGTACTGATGCTGCATGAAAACCTTGCTTGAGGGTTCATTTGTACAAACGGGCACACTTGTCTCATTTTATTTACTCCCTACTTACCCATTGCTCCTGGAAGAGTGAAATGCAAAGAATGGCCTGGGGATGCAAAGGAGgtgtcttgtttttacttaaaggaaaaaacaccaacaaagcTAGCCCATGGCAGTGTTTCCCATTGAAGGTGAACTCCGCAGATGTCAGCTGTAtacactttattttcttcagttcctTCTGCTGAAAATCACATGCTAAACTTCCATACAGTTTCACTAACACTACCTCCATATGTGGGTTTGGAAGCATGTGCTGGAAAAATGGTCAACATAGTGGTGGATTACAGTAGTGCCAGTACAGCTGATGGTGATACAactatttttgtgtattttaaagtttgaaaGAGCCAGTTAGAAACTCTTGTTTGCAAGAGTAAGTTTCTTAAGCTACACCTGATgaaattttgttctttgtaaCACTGgagattttcttctgttcaACTTACTGTGTTTGTAATTGATGTCTTGCTGTCAATGTATGGATTGTATCTTAATCCTTGTATTTAATGCTTTAATGTGTTTtataaaatcttttcttttaatgttacAACACCTCATCTGTAAAACAGTGTCAATGCTTGATGCTTACATTGACTGTTACGTTTTTTGTTCTGAGCTGACGGTCACTCTTGAAGCATTTTCTCCCACATCGTGTGCTATCTTTGCCATGTGATATTTACTCAGGAAATAACCTCTGGAACATCTGGGTATGTCAGACGCAAAGGAGATACTTCTTCAGATGTTATACCGGACTACAAAATCCAACAAATGAAACCAGTGACGCTTGCTAAATTCCCTCATTGCAAAAATCTGTCAGTTAAATACATAAGGGACCGTAAGGGCTTAGAGGGACTTTGAAAACAGATCGCATGTACAGTATCTTTCTCATGGCTCACTCTTTTTGAGAAGGTTTATGGGCTTTATGGCTGGTGTGAGACACACGACCCACTCCTGTTCTCTCTATGGAATAGTAGGTGCTCGGACAGGTAACTTCTGTTGCTActgtcttttttaatttttaagtttttcacTGTTCTAGGAATTGTTTTAAACTGAACACTGCAGGATTTATAACCAGGtgtttgctgccttttcctttgttttatttctttaaatctttCTTAACCTTTGAGGGTGACTTTTGGAGCATTCTGATGGTGGATCTTGGCCTGCTGTTGGAAGTCTCCAAGCCTTTCATGTTTCTAATTTGAGttgaaaagcttttgttttgtttatttgtttaaaacaatGACACAAATTAGATGCGCGGATTTCGGGTGGGATTTGTTGTTGCGCTATTTTGGGTGACTTATTCTCcctttttttacagaaatgtgtTCTAACAGTTCACACTTTGTTACTGTTCTTTGCAAAACTTTTCAGGAGCCAAAAAAGTCAAACAATGCAGagaaaaccccttctcccctttccGATGGCACGAGTGAGAGCTTATGAAAAATCCTTGCGAATGTTCCTTCCTAAACTTTTCCCCCCAGTAATGCAAGCGGGTAAAATGGTAAACGCAGCAGTTTGGTGACATCCAAACCCGACCTGTTGTCAGGTAAATTGACACTTTTCTGCTCTTACTCTAACCTTTGTAAGTTTGCTAACTTGTctgccttcctttcttcccatcAGTTCATTTTGGTGATACTTGTTGAATGATTTCTTTAACCGGATTTAGAGAAAATCCTGCTTTACTTCCTTATTTCCCTTCCTTATACTTGTTGACTTTAAGAAAACTGTCATTGTGCTTTGCTTTACTCAGGTGAGAGAAAAGTGAGTCCCCCGTGCAACTGTATGAGGGATAGATTTGTAATACATTAATTCCACTTCCTCTATCAATTCTAGATAGTTTGTCTTCAAGTGTACTATTTTAGCTTAGATTTTTGAAAGATATGTTACTTTCCATTTGCTAAGTGAACATAAAATATAACTGCAGAAGCAAGTAGTTGATAGGAGTGAAAAACTAGTACTAAGAATGTTAAATCTATTAAAATTCAATAGAGCAGGATCTTGTAAAGAGGACAGATGGACGAATAAGTGTGCTGAAGAAAAAGACTGTTGGGCTGATTATTTCTGTTGGTGGAGGATGGGGTGACACATTTTATCTTGCCCTTACTGCTATATCAAAGCACTTGTACATTTTATCCTTCTCTGGTAACTCTCTCCCTTAATCTCAAACAATGTGAAAGTACTGGgtacttaatatttttttacttaatatAAGGGGGAGAATCTTGTATTTTACTCAGAGGTAAAATATCAGACAATTGGAATACCATTCCAAGTTGAAGAATGTGAGCCTACAAACAGGCTTCCAAGTTTCCTGATGCAGTATTATATTTCCCATGACATCTGTAAAGAATTAGCACTTGTTTCAGATTATTTCTCTGTGTACATGAATTACTCCTCTATACCATCATAAAATAGTCTATTTTCATAGTCTCAGTTTATATTACCAGATATTACCAGCAATATAATAAATTGCAGCTCAAATTAAGGTGGGAGGGAATAATTATAGAGCCAAATTTTGCTCTCAATTACACTGAGATAAACCTGGAATCACTCTGTGAAAGTCAGTGGAGTGATATCCAATTTCACTGGTATAATTGAGTGTATAATTTGTGTCTTAAATTTTACTTGCAAGGTAATTTTACAAACCTGTTATACTTATGTTTCCaatgctttttcctttcagacaCACCCACTTCTTGCGTCTCAGCATTGGGCAGGCCTATTCCTTTATTTGTGTATATTTTTGTGCATCAGCTGCTATAGGACACGGGTGTTACACTTTCAGGCATGTGGTTGGGTGTCTTTGGGGTTTGTAATAATGTCCAAAAATAagaatttcttttcctcagatttattaattaatttgtgTTGGATCACAGTTTTGCATTTCTAACCTGATTTTAGATACATATTCTATTAAgattttcttgaaagaaatacAGTACTAGTTCTTTGCAGAGTCTGCAATTGATCTTTGGTGGGGAGAGTTGACCAAAATTTACTGCATTCTGCAGTAgttaatgttttaatatttagtGTTGCTTGAAAGGTGGTTTTACAGATCATGGTCTTTCCTCTTTATGGAATGGCTTTCAAAGCCTTGTATTGATCTTGGTTGTGCCCAGTGCTTTGCCTAGTGTATGGGGAAATGTAGAACTTGAATAGGCCATGACTTCTTAGACAAGGGATGATGATTATGTGCATGCTGAACAAGAACTTCTTCTATATGCCCTTCTGCTGCAACAGAGTAATTAAACTGGtaggtggcagcagcagcagcagcagcagaagaaactcaTGACTGTGACCTGAGAAACCTCCAGTACGGGGAGAAATGGATTGCAAAATACTAACTGGAGTAAGGGGAACGGAGAAGAGAGGCAGAGTCCCTGAACTGTCCCTTTGAATGGTGAGTCTGATTTACAGAATTCTGACCATCGAAAGACAGCCTTTAATACAAGAGGCACATTGATCTATCTCAGTTGGTGTTTGGTTGCCTGATGTCCTAATTCTTATCATTAATTCAACATTCCAGTTTCCCCTCTGCCTTTATAAGGCACAGTACGTATCTTAAAAATTAGAGTTCACCAAAATTGCCACATACTGAGAGTACTGGGAAATAAGGCTGAAAGGAATTTATCTAGCCCAATCATTCTCTGCTCCACAGGAAGACTGATCATAGTTGTGCCATTGGTGAAATGTTTATTGTCACCTAACTTAAAAACCAAGAAGTAAATGAGGAAGATTCTGCAGTCCtatggaattttattttatgaaggTAAAAAGCATCCTTACTGTCAGCCAGTGATCAGCCTTATAGGCTGAGAGCccaactgcttttttttctacttcaagagaaacatatatatatatatatgccttAGAAATGCCATGATGATAAAGAACAGTGTTATTTATGGAGATTTCCTAAATCTCAAGGTAGGAAAAAACATGCAAATCACcacagttaaaataatttttggaagTGGGAAATACAAATTATATGTTTCTGACTTAGTGGTTAAGAGTTGGTAGTTTTAGCCACCTCTTCAGTTCTCTAGACAAATGGCTCTAAAACTTCTTTGATTGCACATCCctatcagaaaaaaacattttgagcGTACACcccaataaatattttttacaagttACATATGTGTATTACTACGTACATTGTAAAACTTACATAAACTCAAGAAGTTAAAAAAGGAtcagaaaaagatgaaatgaAGACTATTTTTGAAACACttacttaactgtatttatTAACAGTGAAAAAACCATTTTCACCCTGCAGCCTTATGGATTGTGTTGCAATGTTCCCTGGGGAACGTGGGCTCCCCTTTGGAGACCACAGATGTAGACACCATAAATACTTATTCTTGCAGATGTCATCAGGATGTTCCACCGTAACAAAACCTCCATTTTAAGTAATTCTACTAGAGATGAAAATGCTGACTCTCTAGTAGGATGACTTCtccttctgaaaagaaaataagaggagAGAACAGCAGGATATGGAAGCACTGACAAACTGTTTGACATAGGAGAAGTTTGAATCTGGATCAGCTGAAAATAGGGAGAAACATGTCCAAGTGAATTGGGAAGAAGAAATTGTGTCAGAATATATACCGATATGAAGAATACAGTGGTagcttttgtattttcacaAATGTTTCTACTTCATTTACAGCTAGGTATTAGTTGATAAATTCCAAATTGAAATCAGGAACAACACTTACATACAGGAACTAAGCTGGATCTGAATTTTGATATCCAGGCAACTAAATAGTCTCCAGTGCACATCAGGTACCACTTAGGCCTGTGGACAACTGGTGTGCTTTTCTCATTAGCTTCTTAGTTATCATACAGCCTTTGAAAGTATTCTGTGGACCACAGGCTGGAAATCCCAGAACTGAATTTTTACAAACTGAAAGGAATGAATGCATGAAATGCATTCACTGTATGACAGCATGTGcaaagtggaaaatattttggatggAGAATTGATTAGAATCTTGTTAAATATAATAATGAGCAAAACCTGTATGTGAGATGAAGCTCACAGAGAAAGGGTTTTCAATCCAGTCAGGCTGGAGATGTaatgaagagaaataatttctgatagTAGAGGCAAAGGAGTCTGAAGCCTATGTCAGTCTGTCATCAGAGACAAGAGATGAGACAGGAAAACAGCTTCTGCTGATCTTGAGCATTCCCAACTGTTGCTGTAAGGAGGAATCTCAGCAGACTTTCTGCACATAATATATGCCTTTGCAAACTGGATCTCAGGGAGGAGACCTGTAAGTTCCACTGATACACTAACTGTAGCACCTGCCTACTTGAACGGGTGGTCATGTGGATTAAAAGAGTTACTGCGCTGAGTTTACATGACAGTAACATTTGGGAGGAAGAGTGTTCCTCTGGCCCTGAGCATGGGCTTGTTTGCCCCAATACACCTCTaactgctgcttctcagcatGGTAGGAGATAGAGGCATATAAATGTATGTGAGCTTTTTTTAACAACTAG from Corvus hawaiiensis isolate bCorHaw1 chromosome 2, bCorHaw1.pri.cur, whole genome shotgun sequence includes these protein-coding regions:
- the RIMKLB gene encoding beta-citrylglutamate synthase B isoform X3; its protein translation is MCSSVAPRLWFLTDRRIREDYPQQEILRALKAKCCEEELDFRALVMDEVVLTIEDGNLGLRVKGELITAYPQVVVVRVPTPWVQSDSDITVLRHLEKMGCRLMNRPQAILNCVNKFWTFQELAGHGVPLPDTFSYGGHENFSKMIDEAEVLEFPMVVKNTRGHRGKAVFLARDKHHLADLSHLIRHDAPYLFQKYVKESHGKDVRVIVVGGRVVGTMLRCSTDGRMQSNCSLGGVGMMCSLSEQGKQLAVQVSNILGMDVCGIDLLMKDDGSFYVCEANANVGFIAFDKACNLDVAGIIADYAASLLAPGRLTRRMSLLSVVSTASETSEPELGPPAGAAVDNMSASSSSVDSDPETTERELLTKLPGALFNMNQLLANEIKLLVE
- the RIMKLB gene encoding beta-citrylglutamate synthase B isoform X4; the protein is MVQNFSMWRDFKAKQQNRLRDYELENCVVLVHNTDNGLRVKGELITAYPQVVVVRVPTPWVQSDSDITVLRHLEKMGCRLMNRPQAILNCVNKFWTFQELAGHGVPLPDTFSYGGHENFSKMIDEAEVLEFPMVVKNTRGHRGKAVFLARDKHHLADLSHLIRHDAPYLFQKYVKESHGKDVRVIVVGGRVVGTMLRCSTDGRMQSNCSLGGVGMMCSLSEQGKQLAVQVSNILGMDVCGIDLLMKDDGSFYVCEANANVGFIAFDKACNLDVAGIIADYAASLLAPGRLTRRMSLLSVVSTASETSEPELGPPAGAAVDNMSASSSSVDSDPETTERELLTKLPGALFNMNQLLANEIKLLVE
- the RIMKLB gene encoding beta-citrylglutamate synthase B isoform X2; translation: MCSSVAPRLWFLTDRRIREDYPQQEILRALKAKCCEEELDFRALVMDEVVLTIEDGNLDSMVQNFSMWRDFKAKQQNRLRDYELENCVVLVHNTDNGLRVKGELITAYPQVVVVRVPTPWVQSDSDITVLRHLEKMGCRLMNRPQAILNCVNKFWTFQELAGHGVPLPDTFSYGKAVFLARDKHHLADLSHLIRHDAPYLFQKYVKESHGKDVRVIVVGGRVVGTMLRCSTDGRMQSNCSLGGVGMMCSLSEQGKQLAVQVSNILGMDVCGIDLLMKDDGSFYVCEANANVGFIAFDKACNLDVAGIIADYAASLLAPGRLTRRMSLLSVVSTASETSEPELGPPAGAAVDNMSASSSSVDSDPETTERELLTKLPGALFNMNQLLANEIKLLVE
- the RIMKLB gene encoding beta-citrylglutamate synthase B isoform X1, whose protein sequence is MCSSVAPRLWFLTDRRIREDYPQQEILRALKAKCCEEELDFRALVMDEVVLTIEDGNLDSMVQNFSMWRDFKAKQQNRLRDYELENCVVLVHNTDNGLRVKGELITAYPQVVVVRVPTPWVQSDSDITVLRHLEKMGCRLMNRPQAILNCVNKFWTFQELAGHGVPLPDTFSYGGHENFSKMIDEAEVLEFPMVVKNTRGHRGKAVFLARDKHHLADLSHLIRHDAPYLFQKYVKESHGKDVRVIVVGGRVVGTMLRCSTDGRMQSNCSLGGVGMMCSLSEQGKQLAVQVSNILGMDVCGIDLLMKDDGSFYVCEANANVGFIAFDKACNLDVAGIIADYAASLLAPGRLTRRMSLLSVVSTASETSEPELGPPAGAAVDNMSASSSSVDSDPETTERELLTKLPGALFNMNQLLANEIKLLVE